The DNA sequence GTTACTTTACTTTTTCAAATCTGTCCTTTTCCCTCAAGCAGAAATCTTGAGGGTTTTCTAAATCCACTGCCATATAATCTTCTATTCATCGCATAACTCAAGAATAATTGCTCTTTGGCTCGAGTCATTCCCACATAGCAAAGTCGTCTTTCTTCTTCTTCATCGTCAGCATTGAAATGCGGCAGTAACCCCTCTTCTACCCCAGTAATAAATACATAAGGGAATTCTAATCCTTTGGCTGAATGTAAGGTCATTAGACTGACTTTGTTTGATTCATTATCCCAACGGTCAATATTAGTGTATAACGAGATATTAGACAAAAATGCCTCTAAAGTTTTATCCTCATTTGTTGCCTCAAATTCCTCGATACTGATAAGAAACTCTTTTATATTCTCAATTCTGTCGGTTTCTTCTAATTCCTGTAAGTCTTCCATATATCCTGTTTTAACAATAACCTCATTTGTCAATTCAAGCACACTTTTGGAGTCTTTAAGTTTTGTGAAATTTTCCATTAATTCTACAAATTTTATAATCGAAGTGGTTGTAGTTTTAGATAAGAGGTCAGCACTATCTATTTGTTTTAGTGCCTGGTAGAGAGGAATGCCTTTTTGAAAGCCAAATTCCTCTATTTTTTGGATAGTTGTTTTGCCAATCTTGCGTGCGGGGACATTGATGATTCGTTTTAAACTTAAAGTATCCTGTGGGTTAGCAATGATATTCAGGTAAGCTAATACATCCTTGATTTCCTTTCTGCCATAAAAACTAATGCCACCGATAAGCGAGTAAGGAATATTTGCCCGTCGAAATGCCTCTTCTAAGACACGCGATTGGGCATTAACTCGATATAACACGGCAAAATCGTTTAATTTAATTCCTTGATTACTCATTTCTGTAACCTTTCTGGCAACAAAAGACGCCTCAGCGTGTTCATCAGAGGCAATATAAGTTATTACGGGACTACCACCTTTCTTTTTTGTCCAGAGTGTTTTTCCTTTGCGACTGAGATTATGATTTATCACCCGATTGGCAATGGTCAAAATTACCTCAGTCGAGCGATAATTTTCCTCTAAACGGATAATTTTCACATTATCATAGTCCTTCTCAAATTCTAATATATTGCTAATATCTGCCCCTCTAAAAGAATAGATTGATTGGTCATCATCTCCGACACAACAGATATTCTTATGTTTTTGGGCTAACATTTTGGTAAAGAGATATTGAATATAGTTTGTATCCTGATATTCATCAACTAAGATATACTTAAATCTATTCTGATAAAGTTGTAAAATTTCTGGAGATTCTTGCCACAAAAGAATGGTTTTCATCAAAATATCATCAAAATCTAAGGCATTATTTTCGTCTAATTTAGTTTGATATAATTCATATACCTGTTTAATCTTTTCTTCAAAGTAATTAGCCGTTTGGTATTCTTGAGGTTTGATTAAATTTTCTTTTGCCTTGGATATGTTTGATAAGACAGTCTTTGGTTGGAGGGCAAGATTTATTTCTTTCAAGCATTCTTTGACCAGGCTAAGTTGGTTTTCTTCGTCATAGATAGTAAAATTATAGTTTTTAAGGTGAGCGCGGAGGATTCTCACGCAGGCAGAATGAAATGTGCTAATCCAGAATCTTGGGCGACTAAAGAAGTTTCCTAAAAGAAGTTCTACACGCTTTTTCATCTCATCTGCGGCTTTATTTGTAAATGTTACGCCAAGGATATTCTCTGGTTTTACACCTTGAGTAAGTAAATGAGCAATTCGATAGGTAATTACACGGGTTTTGCCCGAACCAGCCCCGGCTAAAACCAATAAAGGTCCATTGGTATGTAACACTGCTTCTTTTTGTTGTGGATTCAGGTCTTTTAAAATATCCATCAAGGTAATTATACCATAGATTTGATAAGAAGTCAAGAAAACTGTGTATTAGGGTGTATGTAAAATTTGTGGGTAACTTTTAACACCTCTATTTTTATCAATTTCCTCCAAAGAGCAAAATGCAAAACTCGTTTATAGTTTATAGTTTATAGTTTATGGTTTATAGTTTATGGTTTATGGTTTATAGTTTATGGTTTATGGTTTATAGTTTATAGTTTATGGTTTATAGTTTATAGTTTATGGTTTATAGTTTATAGTTTATGGTTTATAGTTTATGGTTTATAGTCCTTCAACTATAAACTATCAACTATAAACTATCAACTATCTACTACATTTCAGCGTTAAAATACTTGAAGTCCTTTTTGAAATTTGATTTGTAATTTTGCATTTTGATATTTGATTTAATTTCAGGTCTAACTCTCAGAATATTTTTACCCATAAATTTTACACGCACCCGTGTATTAGGTTCTTTGCAAATAGCGGTTGACAAAATGCCTTAAATCACATATAATTATCTATGGTATGGAACAACATAAGGTTATCTTTTATCCAGGTGGAGAAATAGGTAATGCGGCTGATGGTGAGAGTTTGCTTCGTGTGGCGGCGGCGGCTGGGCTTTATATTACCGCCTCTTGCGGTGGAAATCACACCTGTGGGAAATGCAAGGTTATCATTGAATCAGGCACAATCGAAGGCGGAATATCAGAAAAACTCACGGCTGAAGAAATAAAAAAGGGCTACAGATTAGCCTGTGTTTCTAAGATAAAGAGTAACCTAACTGTCCGAATTCCGGCAGAATCCCAATTTTCAGATAAACGCTTGCTGGAAGAATCTGTTTCAAAACGACTCCTTATCCCGGAATCCCTGAAAGACATAAGACCAGATTATAAACTCGACCCCCTATTGAATAAATACTATCTTGAATTACCCCCACCAACTAAAGAGGATAATATCGATGATTTCTCCCGTGTTAAAAGAGCAATTAAGTCAACATATAAAGATTGTTCAATTAACCTTTTTTCTTTAAACAAACTGCCACAGACCTTGAGAGAATCAAACTTTAAGATTACTCTAACCTTACTTGAAGAGGAGAAAAATAAACCAAAGATAGTAAATATCGAAGAGGGGAATACACAGGATAGACATTTTGCCCTTGCCATTGATGTTGGGACAAC is a window from the bacterium genome containing:
- a CDS encoding UvrD-helicase domain-containing protein, whose amino-acid sequence is MDILKDLNPQQKEAVLHTNGPLLVLAGAGSGKTRVITYRIAHLLTQGVKPENILGVTFTNKAADEMKKRVELLLGNFFSRPRFWISTFHSACVRILRAHLKNYNFTIYDEENQLSLVKECLKEINLALQPKTVLSNISKAKENLIKPQEYQTANYFEEKIKQVYELYQTKLDENNALDFDDILMKTILLWQESPEILQLYQNRFKYILVDEYQDTNYIQYLFTKMLAQKHKNICCVGDDDQSIYSFRGADISNILEFEKDYDNVKIIRLEENYRSTEVILTIANRVINHNLSRKGKTLWTKKKGGSPVITYIASDEHAEASFVARKVTEMSNQGIKLNDFAVLYRVNAQSRVLEEAFRRANIPYSLIGGISFYGRKEIKDVLAYLNIIANPQDTLSLKRIINVPARKIGKTTIQKIEEFGFQKGIPLYQALKQIDSADLLSKTTTTSIIKFVELMENFTKLKDSKSVLELTNEVIVKTGYMEDLQELEETDRIENIKEFLISIEEFEATNEDKTLEAFLSNISLYTNIDRWDNESNKVSLMTLHSAKGLEFPYVFITGVEEGLLPHFNADDEEEERRLCYVGMTRAKEQLFLSYAMNRRLYGSGFRKPSRFLLEGKGQI